Genomic DNA from Etheostoma cragini isolate CJK2018 chromosome 7, CSU_Ecrag_1.0, whole genome shotgun sequence:
TGAACAATGGCACTTGGGCTGAATATGATGTTTGTGCTACAACTAAactcttttgtttgtttattagggttgcacaatattgACAAGATGTGATGTTGCAATAATGATTATGAATATTGAGATATCAATATTAATTTAgagatttttaaacatgtaaaatgacaaaagttaAGGGAAAAGGCATCAAAATAGATAGATGttcataaaaatacaacacGGTTTATTTCACCAGACTGTCAAATTGGACTGGTACAATATGAATAGATACATAACGACcgtgtctacagaacaggacatgtttcactggttgtacagtataaaataaataaagagaactggacacaacttttcttttacttgtctgatttgttacattttgttgtctctatctatttcttcacttacacCGTCACTATctcaaaatatgcacacacgtcACATGGTACGCTTCATGGATTTGTAACTTAGTGGACCCGTACGCTGACGTGTACTAATATGTGCAAGTGGCAGGTTAACTGACCAATGAAATGATGATCATTATAGCATTTCAAGCGAGCTCTAAATTGAACACAACTAAGCCACACAGCCAACGGACAGGAcgcaacaaaataaacaaaatatgacACACTTCGACATAATATTGCACAACATGATATTACTATAACAATATTGAGTCGATATATCATGCGCCACtactttttattcatatttgtatgtatatacagtatgtgggaaTTTGTGTGTATGGTATCATGGCTCTTGGCAGGTCatcgtccagaacaacgggatctgttggtccatttcttttactgtctatgcTTCACACAGGTTCTATGGTTTTTATGACATTGGGGTTGCCAGGTTGGGCTGCGGATTGGTAACTAACAGTGATTCAACCTTTTTGTATTACACCTAAATAGATCTTATGAAGATATGCATATGCCGAATTGCGTTAGGAATAATTCAATGTACTTGTTCCTTCTTATTTATACATTAATAAGAAACCATGCTCCGGCTTTTACACACATCTGTAAAAGGGGGATAGATAAAGACGTATTTGGCAACTCATATCCCATCTGTCACACATTTTGTCATTGGGCAGTACACTAACATTAATTCATGTTGGTAACGTTATTCAACACCAGTTCATTAACGTTAGCAAAGCTGCCACTTTACACCAGAAGCCATGGGCTCGGGAGAGAGTACGACCAGAAAAGTGTCTTTCGGTGTCGATGATGAGGACAGAGTCAGGATTCTTCGTGGAGTCAAGGTAATGCTAATTTAGCTAGCGTTTGATAAGCCATGCTAACGTCACTTTGGTGTTACGCCTGCTGCTAACTTGCTACTTAGCGTGTTGCAGCATAGTAAATTAAGTTACCAGTTTATTCTGAGTTGAACTGACGTTATATCTACCAAATAAAGCTACGGCTGAAATGAGGAGGATGTAAAGGGATGCAGGGGCTGGAGCAGGTTGATGTACGACCTGAAAGGACCCTTTTACGTTACGCCAAACTCCTGTCTTAATAATGCCTTAATGCCTAAGGGTGCCTTGTTTATCGGCAAAATAACCTAATCTGGTAGATGACAACGTCATTTTAAAACCTTAGAGGTCTTCTGGTCAATTCGGCGCATCAATTATCCACTCAGTCACACCACATAAATTAGAAATCCCACATGTCTTTACGTCTAGCATTGATATCAACAATGAAAAGGCGTAGCTACAGCTAACGTTATGCTAGCGATTAAGAGGCTAACGAATCATTAACGCTGGACGGTGAAGCATTGCTAAGTTAATGAGATTCAAATGTTGTTGTAGCTATGACGATATTTGTCCTTAACCCAGGTGCCTTAAAATTAGCAAATTACGAATGAAGTTTGGCGTGCTGTGCATTTTGACACTGCTGCCTTCCAGTACTATTGTAAGTGTCGTAATTTTCCGAAGTGCTATATTTACACAGTAATAAGTAAGACAACTACATGTAGCCAGCGATACTGAACTATTCTCccctaaatgttttaaaatgtgttaatagtGATAATGCATGCTGCAACATTACAATAATTCTGCTGTATTTACATTGTTTGTTGAATACAAGCAAATGCTCCCAATCCTACATTCATTAACAAAGACTTCATTTCACCATACAAACATCTGTGTACAGCCAGGggagtaaaaaaaaggaatgtgtttaaCACTGGGAAAGAAAATGATTAGCAGGAACAACACATTGAACAGTGTATGACAGTGGCAACCTTTGCAGCATGTTTGAGCCTAGTCTATGACCCCTTTTCACCTTTTCATCCTCAACTCCATCCTCACTTTTACAACAACACCCTCACATATTTTGTGTCATAAAGGCGGTTTAACTGATAAAGTGCAACTTTAGACAAGCAGAAAAGTTTGGtacttttatctattttttgcTGGCCTTAAGTGGTCGAGGTTCTCACATTGCGGTTACAGGTAGAGCACTCTTGTGACCACACccaacagaaatacacacacacacacacacacacacacacacacacacaccccttacctcttattcattaatttaatttaaagcagCACAAATGAGAATTTGTACCTGTTACGCTTGCAGATTGGTAACCTGTATCTTCTGCCTGCAGACATCAGCTCAAACTCACTATACAGGACATGATTTGGGTCAATGGGGATTTTAGGACCCTGTTTCCTCACCGCCTCCTTCAAGAGCTCCTGAAGACGAGTTGGTGGCATTTGGCCAGTAATTTTTCCAATCCTTTTAATCaagttttgtgatttttaatttaacagacaGGTTACTGAACAAAGCCATAATGCCCTGAGGAACAATAGATTCCACCATAACTGCATGCAGCTGGACAACATGAGCTTGTTGGATGTAATTTCCAAATTTCCCGTAGGGTTTGAAGGCATCTTTAGACCTAGCTGTACTCACAGCCACTGGAATGTAAAAGATACAACCTCTGCAATTCAAGCAAGTTAAGAGTGTATAGTTCTGGTACTTCCATGCATTATAATaattgtgaaaatgtatgtttgtaaGATATttctaaaacatgaaaacagccCTGCCTGCGCATTCAAATCTCATGAGTCATAGCAACAGTGAGTCAGTGGCTGCTGCTGCCTACTGTGGTTTTTTAATGTAACTAGGTTTAACCATTtccctggacacacacacaccaaacagaaCCAGAGCAGAACTACAGTGACccactgttttcttttgcttttggcGCAccaaaggtttaaaaaaagataaaagttagattttattttattagagaTGATTAGTTGCTCTGTATCCCTTCCTAGCTGTCAGAAGATGTTCTCCAGAGGATGAGAGGAGTAGCTAACATTGCTCCAGAACGCGCATCCCCATCGACCTCAAGCCCTCAGAAAGACACAGGTAATATGTCCCTACAATAACAGTACAGGTACAGCAAACATTATGTGTCCTGAAAAGGaatgtaaataatttgtttttatagtaaAACTTTTAGACTTCTTATTCCACATTTGGACATAAAAGGGGAGTTTTACAGATGTAATGGTTAGTTTTATAAGTCATGAAGTGTACTGCTCAATTTGTGTATACAGCTAACGGTTCAACAATAGGGTTACCTGATGGCCcgggaaaagcaaaacacaaagtCGGGCATCATCATATCATAACTGATGCTTTCGTTACCTTGCCATGGCGGAGATTGCTTGTTAAATGCgctgttagccaatcaaaaGTTGAGTTGGCTTGTgattatttgtttcatttttttgaaaaagttatttttaaatgttttttatgtttgtttgttgttgttttttttttttttttttttttttacattttatgttttcttcagcttctttcaatgttttgcaaaaaacaacccaaaaccaCCCTTTATGTATAGGGACAAGTAAAAACAGATTTCGGGCaagtagaatattttttttttttcacttgccCAACCGGACAAGTGATAACAAAACTGTTGAACCCTGCAGCTGTACGAGCACCTttgtggctctggaggagctttCTCAAGTCTGATGAAATAGGCCTGAAGATTTCTCATCTTGTAGACCACTGTAGGCAGgcagcatgaaaaaaacattacataatggGAAGTGTAGAATCCATTGTTTTTGGAGTCATATTTGGTCTTTAATTGACCGTTCTATTTCTAATCGCTCACTTGAATCCTCCCTATCAGAAACAGAACCCTTTTAGGGCTAACGAACTCTAGCAGGAATATAGTCCATAGCGGACTTCTACTTTCTTTTCAAGTTAAATAACCGGGTATCATTTTATTACACCATGTATTAGTTATATCTGTATTACggcttttgttttataatgatTTAGGTCACCAAGTTCATAATAGTTTGTCTTCCGCAAGAGTTTTTACCTTTTGATATCCACTCTGTCTTTGTCCAGGAACTTCTCGCAGCGCCAGCTCGAGCTCTCGACCCCAGCAGAGCACACAGCCCCAGGCCCAACCCAGTACCCAGCCCGGCTCTAGCAAACCAGCCTCCGACGCTAAGGAACAACAGAGAAGGTAGGTTAAAGAACGTGGGTATGGAACACAGGTTCTtattggtggaaaagacattcCAGCTGATGTATGCCTGGGGATaataaaagtacatttgaaTATTGATGTACAAAAATAACCACATCAGGCCATATGCTCagtattcttttattttttttgtagtgaCACAGAGCACCTCTTCATTTTTtactatagtttttttttgcattaaaataaGAACTAAATGAAGCACTATAATTTGTAAAGGATTAttcaggaaaataaaataagttgcAGTAGATTAAGAGGCCCCAGTACAGAATTGTGACCATTTGAGTGATTGGCTCATACTTTCTCTTACAATCTTATACATACATAATGGAGCTTCCTCTTAAATTCAATGGCTAGCAACAGGTGTGCCAAATCTTGTTGAACTATGGGTATCATACAGGCTTGCACAGAGTGAAActactttaatttaatatatgtatgttGTTGCGTTCAATCAGAATAACACCAAGATACTTATTCCTTACTCAAGCTACTTTTTCCTTCGTAtgaatacatatacacacaatgtCTAGACCAGGCTTCTAGCTGCCTACTGATTCCAGGGAAATGGAATGTTTAGCATCATGTGCTAAACGTGTGTTGTAATGTCATGGAGTTTACTAGTGGTTTAGGACCAAAGAACCacattacagttacattttgagAGTCCATAATGTTCTTTTCAACCAGACATTCCTCCTTTTAGTAATGTCATCTATGTCAAAATGTCCATTGGATCAATATAATTGCATTACATTCCTCAACACCCTCCCTCTTTTGATTGAATACTGAAAAAGTCAAATTGTAGaaacaaatgttgcattttaaactggAGATCAAACTAAAGGTTAACAGTAtttttccttacattttaaattaagttttctTAAGATACTCAATGTATTTGACAGGTCTGATGAAATTCGGTATATGCTGCCCCCTTGTGGAAAATATGTTTAAGTCAGATTGACTGAAATGAGTGGATTTGGATAGCAGAAACTGATATTATGCAACAAATGGTAGcataattatgtgtgtgtttatgtgtgtgtgtgtatgtgtttcaggTATGAACGGCAGCAGGCGATCTTGAAGGAGGAATTGGCCAAAGTagcacaaagagagagggaggcaacAAGGGAAGAGATGACTAAAGCCATGACTcaggaaagacaacacataCGCCAGGAAGCCGAGAACACCAAACaactggtacacacacacacacacacacacacacacacacacacacacacacacacacacacacacagagtgcattgttttgacaaaacaacTGTACTCCTGGGATAAAAGCAAAGAAGCTAGCAATGAATTATCAACTAACAGTAATTTTTCAAGCCATTGATCATTGATTGATTGCAGGAGCTGGTCAGCATTAAGTGATGTTAATCTTTAACAGACTAGTAATTTGAATAATTGTTACGAGATTCCACATTCAAACTACAGCTATTCGTTgtgcaaaatgttttgctttgatGGTCCATCAGTACCTGAAGCTTTGGCAGTTAGTCTAAAGGATGTTGTATCTAGAAATCAATGGCAAATTTAAAATGCAGTAAGAAATCAATTGAatgattaaagaaatggacattGCTGAAAATATATAGTACAGCGCCTGTTCAtgcgttgttgttttttgtttttttggttaatGCCCGATTCCCGGCGGTTGCCTTGTCATTGCTTCATGCGTTCTTATATCCAAATCTAAACAATAACTCGATTTCCATTGTAAGACCTGAGGGTTTGAAAAGTAGCTGGAACAATCATTCCCATCCCGTAAGGTTCTCGCAATAAGGTTCTCGTAGTTCACTGCTAGTAGTAGTAAGCGTCTAGTAGTAAACGCCATTTATATTGTTGGCTGCTTTGTTTCACTAGATGTGAGGGGCAGTGGAACATACTCTTGTAGCTTTTGTCTCATTGAAGGACTACACTACAGGACTACAAGTAAATAAGATGTAAATAAGATAATtagattattattgtttttcttgtaaTGTAGCACATTAACTTGGAAGGAAAAACTACTTAGGGAGGAGCTACTCAGTGGATGTTCTATATCACTTTGTACGGTATTTGACAACCTGCAGCCAATTAGAATCGATTATTAACCCAGACCAGGGTATAAAAGTCCATAACCATGAATGCAAAGCAAGAAAAATGGGGCAAAATCAGTATGCACACAGTAGCAGGCTTATAGTCCCCTAAAGCCGGTCAACATCAGGCAAGATCTCTGTCaaattaatcattaataaaGTTATGCAATCCATGTTGATTTGGACTGAAGCCCTTGCCTTTTTAAACTTGCTATCTTAAAGGTCCCAATGaatgacattttcactttatgagtttttttttaacattaatatcagTTCTTCTAGCCTGCTTatggggcaaggtggagggtgggggtgtggccttgatcTACTGccgctttgcttgtttgaaagcggtgatgtttctctctcatgggtggcaCCACTTTAagggtcccatggcatgaaaatgtcacctgATGAGGTTTTTCATATtcattaacatgagttcccccagccggcctaaggtcccccagtggctagtattgtgataggtgtaaaccgacaATCTCATTGTGGGACAATCCCTGACACAAGACACAAGAATGACTGTGACAGCCCAGCTGTATATGTTGCTGCCCGAGGAAAAGACCCTAAGGCCAAGATAGGGCCATAATGATAATTTAAATGATCACCTCTTCCAGTTTGGAAGATTAAAGCTAACATGCCTGAATTACCTCTGCCCTTGACTG
This window encodes:
- the chchd6a gene encoding MICOS complex subunit mic25a isoform X1 produces the protein MGSGESTTRKVSFGVDDEDRVRILRGVKLSEDVLQRMRGVANIAPERASPSTSSPQKDTGTSRSASSSSRPQQSTQPQAQPSTQPGSSKPASDAKEQQRRYERQQAILKEELAKVAQREREATREEMTKAMTQERQHIRQEAENTKQLSADEIDVMAQQLQKKDAQLKALDAFYKEQLAQLEKRTLERYEQSKDEFHQAASKTEENVRSRNTEPVCPGLQAQILTCYRENRDQTLTCSGLAKEYMQCINAAKKNLLVNHG
- the chchd6a gene encoding MICOS complex subunit mic25a isoform X3, whose protein sequence is MGSGESTTRKVSFGVDDEDRVRILRGVKLSEDVLQRMRGVANIAPERASPSTSSPQKDTGTSRSASSSSRPQQSTQPQAQPSTQPGSSKPASDAKEQQRRYERQQAILKEELAKVAQREREATREEMTKAMTQERQHIRQEAENTKQLAQQLQKKDAQLKALDAFYKEQLAQLEKRTLERYEQSKDEFHQAASKTEENVRSRNTEPVCPGLQAQILTCYRENRDQTLTCSGLAKEYMQCINAAKKNLLVNHG
- the chchd6a gene encoding MICOS complex subunit mic25a isoform X2; the encoded protein is MGSGESTTRKVSFGVDDEDRVRILRGVKLSEDVLQRMRGVANIAPERASPSTSSPQKDTASRSASSSSRPQQSTQPQAQPSTQPGSSKPASDAKEQQRRYERQQAILKEELAKVAQREREATREEMTKAMTQERQHIRQEAENTKQLSADEIDVMAQQLQKKDAQLKALDAFYKEQLAQLEKRTLERYEQSKDEFHQAASKTEENVRSRNTEPVCPGLQAQILTCYRENRDQTLTCSGLAKEYMQCINAAKKNLLVNHG